In the genome of Parafrankia discariae, the window CAGGACGGCCCGCTGTCCGGCCTGCTCGGCGGCTACGCCCGCTACGCGGCCTCCGGGGAGATCAACTCCGAGGTCGCCGACGCCGGCGTGGCGATGGACGAGGTCGAGAAGGCCTACGCCGCCCGCGCGGTCGACATCGACCACATGGACGGGCTGACCGTGTCGCTGGCCGACGGGTCGTGGTTCAACCTCCGGCCGTCCAATACCGAGCCACTGCTGCGCCTGAACGTCGAGGGGCGCGATGATGCCACGATGTGCCGGCTGCGTGACGACATCCTCGTCTGCATCCGCGGTGGAAGGGAGAACTCCTGATGAGCCTCGACCCCCTGTTGCTGGAGATCCTCGCCTGCCCGTGCCCGGAGCATGCTCCGCTGCGGCAGGAGACGCTGGACGGCGCTCCCGTGCTGGTCTGCGAGTCGTGTGGCCTGGCCTTCCCGGTCCGCGACGACATCCCGGTGATGCTGCTCGACGAGGCGAAGCCGTTCCCGGCCGCGGCCGGATCC includes:
- a CDS encoding Trm112 family protein, which produces MSLDPLLLEILACPCPEHAPLRQETLDGAPVLVCESCGLAFPVRDDIPVMLLDEAKPFPAAAGSSS